Below is a genomic region from Zea mays cultivar B73 chromosome 9, Zm-B73-REFERENCE-NAM-5.0, whole genome shotgun sequence.
CCCCAGGAAGACAATGTTAATATTGTGCCCATCGAACCTGTCTATGTAAATGATGGTTTAATGATGCCTAATGATTTGATCAGGCTGTTGATTACAGTATATTGTACTGTTCAATGTGACTGCTAGGCCTTAACTACTCCACTGGATCTGGATTTTTTAAGGACACAAAGTTACTTCTTTTCTGACCTCTCCCCTGTGATCTCCAATATGTATGAATCAGTTGTTGTTTCTTTAAATTCCAGGCCGAGAAGGATGAGCTTCGTGATGAGAAGCAGAAGCTGAAATTGGAGAAGGAGAGTTTAGAACACCAGATGAAGCTGATGACATCGACTCCAACCTACATGCCTCATCCGACCCTGATGCCGACGCCTTTCCCTCAGGCACCCCTAGCGCATGTTAGACAAAATACAAAGTTTATATTTTTTCTCATAATATAATACATTACATATTTGGAGGCTGTTTGCATTATCTAAATATGTGTAACCCATACAGATTATTATGGGAATTCAATTTTTCGCACAACATATTTATTAATCATTTGCACGATCAAAAATTTCACAAAATATCTCTTATTAAACCCATGTCATAGGTATTACAAACAAAATTCATAGACATTCAAGTTTGCCTCATGTTGCTTTTGGTTGATCAATAACACGCTTAAACATAGTCCCAATTATTGCTCTTTGCGAATTTGTAGAATCTATCTACGCCTTTGTTCTTCAAGAAATGTAACAACAAACTGACGGTTGTTCCGCGCCACCAAAGCTTTTTGAATTGCTGCAATGAATGCCACAATTAATCACATCTACACGTAGTTCATGATATAATGAGAACCATCACGATTTAAATGTAACTAATTTTTTAGAATATACTTACGTCCAAAATGATGGGTGTTGTGATGGAACAGATTGAAGTGTATTGCGGTATGATCCGAAGACTCGAGGCACTCTAGAATTACACATTTAAATCTCTGTTACAAATCATTATAAAGCAAAACTTAGTGACAGATGATTTTGAAAGGCGTAAAGACATGTTGTACCTTGTCTTCTGAACCGTCTAAACATAGTACCAATTATTATGCCATAATCCTCCTTAGCCAACACCCAGCGGAGTGCATTTTTGTTTAGTAGGTCACCCCAAACTTTAATGATATGTAAATATCCCCTACGACATTGATTTTGTTAAGAATAGGTTAGTAATATTTAGATTTGAATATATAACTCGACAATTAACGGAATATACCTAGCATCCATTATAACAATCTTTCTGAAAGGGCCCCACATTGTGCGATGAATTGTATCAAAGTGGACTACAATAGCCATAATGtctacaaaaataacaatttaTAAATGGATTAATACTGAATTTTGTGTAAACGATATTTTAATAATATTAAGAGATCGATATATTCTTACCGACTAAAGTCCTGTTTGGCAACTCGGCAACATCAGCAAGGTTCAAAAGTATTTGTTTTGGGAATGGCGCCATTTGAATTGGAACCGTGTATGGCTCCACGATAGTTTGTTGGTCAAGATACAATTCCATGGAACCATTTAGATGACGAAAATTAAATTCACCCGGATGAAGGCTGAATTTTACATTATGCATCTTGTAAACATGCTTTTCATGGAGCAAATTATCGAAATGTTTGACTGTCTCATACATATATGTTATGGCCTCGATCTTGGCTCCCTAATAGTATTTCAGTAGGAGAAGAGgcgatggtatgaagatcgtgtaACTTTGAAAATGAAACTTAAAGAATTGTTGGCTTACATTGATGTCAGATAAAACGAAATGTTGTCTGTCACGAAAACGTGGTTCAATCGGGAATTTAACTTCTACCCGAGCGACAATACTGTATTTCCGCGGTAGCCCATAAAAATCTTCATCACGGTAGTCGTCGAACAACCTGAAGCTATATTAAACATACGACTAAATATAACGGTCATAACTTTGATAGACAATACTGTATTTTTATATAATAACTTACATAGGCATCCTTTTTAGGCGGTCCGTTGCGGCTCTTTCACGGTTCAATACGACCGGTTCCATCAAAACCTTTGTAGCATTTAACATAATTTAATATTTAAAATTTAAATAGAACGTAAATCATACTTTCGCATCAGCTTTCAGGGTGCTTGGCAGAAAGTGTGTCGGTAATAAAGCTGGAGTTAGAGATTGCTAATAAGCCCTTATTTTGCTCTAGATTTGTTCTTTTAGCTTCTAGTAGGGGGATTGAAGCAGATTACAATAATCTGTATATTAATGTAAGCACATGTGGAAGGGTCATGGGAATGACGATTGGTGCAAAGCTTTTAGAAATCCAAACTCTCTACCAACAACACAAAcaattttgttttctttaattgtcCAGTGATGTTATCAAGGTTGATTTATATTTTTCAAAAAGTCAAGTAATTAATTTGTCTGATGACATGTTTGTGGTGTACTGGTGTGTATGTACAAGTATCTTATTTTAAAGGAGGGAGAGCAAGGATCTATAGCCTTGAGACCCCATATAGATGAAGATGTGCACTGCATCATGTAGTACCATTTATAGCTTAAACCTTATATTTATGAGTCTGGGGCCATAAGGCCTTCGAATCTACGGATAGAGTGTCTAATACCTCCCCACTATCATTTTATCTAAATATTAGCATCAACCGATATATACCGGTAGAATGCATATAAACTTTATACCCCAATACAAACCACCAATACACACAAGCATATCAACTGAAACATAGACGAAAAATGAAATCAAACTGGTATGGGCAGGCTAAGAATAACCTAAATGGTATAAGCACATGTGGAAGGGTCATGGGAATGACGATTGGTGCAAAGCTTTTAGAAATCCAAACTCTCTACCAACAACACAAAcagttttgttttctttaattgtcCAGTTATGTTATCAAGGTTGATTTATATTTTCAAAAAGTCAAGTAATTAATTTGTCTGATGACATGTTTGTGGTGTACTGGTGTGTATGTACAAGTATCTTATTTTAAAGGAGGGAGAGCAAGGATCTATAGCCTTGAGACCCCATATAGATGAAGATGTGCACTGCATCATGTAGTACCATTTATAGCTTAAACCTTATATTTATGAGTCTGAGGCCATAAGGCCTTCGAATCTACGGATAGAGTGTCTAATACCTCCCCACTATCATTTTATCTAAATATTAGCATCAACCGATATATACCGGTAGAATGCATATAAACTTTATACCCCAATACAAACCACCAATACACACAAGCATATCAACTGAAACATAGACGAAAAATGAAATCAAACTGGTATGGGCAGGCTAAGAATAACCTAAATGGTATAAGCACATGTGGAAGGGTCATGGGAATGACGATTGGTGCAAAGCTTTTAGAAATCCAAACTCTCTACCAACAACACAAAcaattttgttttctttaattgtcCAGTTATGTTATCAAGGTTGATTTATATTTTCAAAAAGTCAAGTAATTAATTTGTCTGATGATATGTTTGTGGTGTACTGGTATGTATGTACAAGTATATTATTTTAAAGGAAGGAGAGCAAGGATCTATAGCCTTGAGACCCCATATAGATGAAGATGTGCACTGCATCATGTAGTACCATTTATAGCTTAAACCTTATATTTATGAGTTTGGGGCCACAAGGCCTTCGAATCTACAGATAGAGTGTCTAATACCTCCCCACTAATATTTTATCTAAATATTAGCATCAACCGATATATACCGGTAGAATGCATATAAACTTTATACCCCAATACAAACCACCAATACACACAAGCATATCAACTGAAACATGGACGAAAAATGAAATCAAACTGGTATGGGCAGGCTAAGAATAACCTAAATGGTATGGGCATGAACTCTGTACCTCCCAGCTCGCTGTTGGCGTTGCCGTCACAGTGAAGAATCACCTTGCACCAACCAAACCTATAGATAAAATTGAGTTACTCCAAGAAAGAAGAAGCATACTAAAAAATCTATGCTTTGATATGTTACAGAATTCAACTACCCTAAGAAGATGGAGTACAAGGTGGAAAATACCATTGTGTTTCAGCATTCTGCACACAAATTTGATTACTCCAGTTGCATGAATTATTTATGATATGTAACCAGTTGGTATGTCCGAAATAGTTTGTGTACTAAATGTGTAGGACCAATATGAGGGCATGAGGTTTAAGATATAATGAATCAAGATTTGTCATCAGTCAAAGGAGCTTGTCTATGCACAGATCATGCAGTTACAACAAGATTCCTTTCATTTTATACTTAAACCTATAATATGTGCTATTCAGATACAAGTAACATAATCACCATACTTTGACTGAAAATTGCAGGCATAGATCGATGTACTCATCCCATGTCGGAATACCAGTTAATGTAGATCTAACATTTGTAGCCTCCGTTGAGCCActattgctcaagcaccaggtaAGAAATCACGCTTGCAACTAAAATTTAACTACATCAGGCTGGTatgaaaagaaatgaccagctgaCCACAATACACTAACCATGATGTTTTGGTTTTTGGTTGAGTAGGTGGATCTGGTTTTCTTTGGCCACGTACACAACGATGAGAGGACTTATGGCAATGTACATCAGTCAAGCCAAAGAAGGATGCCACTGTTCATGCCACTGTTCTGAAGCCTGATATCAGCTGAACAAGTTGAGATTATCAAGAGTTTCAGAATTCGGGTATGCCAGGGTGCATGCCACAAGAGGTGATATGCTGGTTGAGGTTAGTTTTTGTATTTCCTTTCCTTTACGCAATTTTTTCTCTCCtttcacatgtttgaattagtactTTGGAGATTGATGTGGGGCATTGAATAACCTAAATTCTAGAAAATTCAGAAAGAGTTTAAGATGTGCATTTCACTATGAACAATTTTCTCTTCAGTTTGTAAGCTCAAGTACGATGGAGGGTTTGGACCAATTTATCTATCTAGAATTGTGAAGCCTGATTCGGCAAGGAGGCTATGGAACAAGCCAGTTTAACCATAGCTGTAGGCTCCTGAACTTGAGTTATAATTTGCAGTCCTGTAGTTCTAAATTTCTGAAACTTCAGTAAAACCAGTGTTCCAAACAGGATTTGCTAAACCAGATATAAAACACAAAACGACTACAGTACTGAACAGTTAGCTAATCCATATGAGGGGGATCGAAGTCAAACTACCTATTGAACAGTACCGAACAAGCAAATCCATATAAGCTCAATCCCCACGGGTCATCAAACATATATAATTGAAGATATAATTGAAGATAATTAAAAAACACAAAACACACCTATTGAGGGCGCGGATGTAGGGGAGCAGTGGTTGAATCTGCAGCAATGGGGAGAGTTATAGGGAGCAGTGGTTGAATCTGCAGCAATGGGGAGAGTTGTGGGGAGCAGTGGTTAGAGCAGCAACTCAACCGCGTAGTTAGAGCACGGTGTGGTGCAAGCCTCACCGGTTGTTCTTGTAGGTGGGCAGAGGTTGCCGAGGTCGATGCGGCGTCGTCGATGGAAGGTGAGCGAGGATCGCGGACCAGATGGGTAGGAGAGCGTTGATGGCGGCCGCGCACCTCCTCCCCACGCCCTCAACACGTGCGCCGTGCTGCTTTGGAGATCCGCGGGCGGTCGCGGAGGATGAAGGTGCGCACCGCGGGGATGGAAGGTGCGTGCCACCTCCATCCGCCACCTTCCATCCGCGGGATTTGGCAACAGACCTTCCATTGGCGCAGGGGCGGGCGTTGCGGATTTCACGGGGTTGGCGCAGTGGCGTTGCGGGCATCCATCCTCAACCTCCTCCTCTCGACCAATGCCGTACGGTGACCTTCCATTCTCCGCTCAATCAAGGAGGAGTTGCGCCACATACCTTCCATTCTACGCAAGTCGTGGCACGAGCAGGGTTGCGCCAGCCGTCGGGGCGCGTCCAAGGAGGATTTGGCGCAGGGGCGGGCGTTGCGGGCGCAGGGGCGTGGCGGTGGATTTGGCGCGGCGGATTGCAGCCGTGGATGGAAAGGATTGCGGGCGCGGATGGAAAGGCAGCGGATTGCGGGGGCTGCGCGTGGAGAAATCGCGGCGTGCTCGCGGCGGGCAGAACAGCGcctgtgtggacgcctacactaagaACATATATAGTAGTAGAGATTAGACATTGGAAAATGTTTTCTAtcaaaacaaaggaatatgaagtTTTAAATATATCTTTATTTGACTACACACCCAAAATAATATTCTATTGAAATAAATATGGTGTGTATATTTCATGTTGAAAACATTacctaaataaaataataataataaataaagtaactaaataaataaattaatagaaTTATTGCACATCATGTTGGAGTTCCATTTGTGCATTAGACTTGAACTTAAATTTAGAacatatttgaattcaaatttgagttgaaaagagaatagaaaggaaaaatatatataaaaaagGAGAAACGTACCTGTGGGCCGATTCTGCCCAACCGACCACATCACCGTGCCAGCCCAGTCTTCGCGCCCACGCGCATTGGTGCCAATGATGATCGAGGCCTGCTCGCCAGCGCCCTTCCCTTGCGGTGTTCTCGTGTCAATGGCGCTCCTCTTCTGACTGTGGGCGGGTCAGGGGCGTCGTCCTCACCGTAGGAATCGGGGCGTGCCAACAAATCCAGCCTAAATTCTGCCCTGGGGATCTCCATGGATCTTGGTCGGGTGGTTGGCATTGGCCCTGGGTATAAGACTGAGCCCCGACGCGCATCTAAATCCCGCCGCAATCCACGCCTGGTGCCAGCCGCCTAATCCTCTGAACCTCGCCGTCGCCAGCACAGGGAAGGACCCGTCGTCGTCCACTTTAGTGTAAAGATCCCCTAGTCGTCCGATACCCCTTTGGCCCGGCACaattgcataagagcccctgccGTTTTCTACAATCAACCCTTAGTCCACTTTAGTGTAAAGATCGTCTCAAATTGGTCCTTTTAATTATAAAGAAGTCCCTACACTCTTAAGTATTAGTACCCGTAGTCCAAAGGATATTTAAATTATGTAAATTGATATGGAAAATGATTTTAAGTATAAAATTAATCCTAgaaacttagataattcatattTTGATCATTTTAACTCCGACTTGACCCGTTTGAATTGCGTTAGGTTCATAATAAATATTACCTGTACATTATAACACTAACTTTTATCATGTCACATACTTTTGTAATTgggtatttatttatcctatataTAGTAGATTAATGAAACCAATCCAAGCAATATGTTAATAATTATAATCTGAATAGAAGGTGATCTCTAACTAAGGTGTGACTTATATTAAAGATAATCTTTAATGTAtatctcacatgatttataaaaTCAATCTAGGACTTAGTACTAATTGTTTAATCATGTACGCCTTAGTGATTCTCAAACCTACGTCTTCGTAGCAatacgtagaatattattacgctGTTTGTTCACttgctttggtgtaatgttaccatatACATTGTTTGCTtattgtatgtattgctatgagTAACACCGAGGTCACGAGAAACTCAaagaccaacttggtgaagtacctggattctgaagtctaaggcaagttgtgcccttgatcactctcatttacctaataatgttctttgttAATCACCGTGACATGATCAGGATAATTTGATGGGGCCTAATAGGTTTTCCTAGATTTGTTTACCCCACCCCTTGcagacaaatgaactattgggtagacttgctattgctctacctggttttggaatTAATGTTAcatctgaattatgatcatgttccaattttgttgttgttttaattattgttcatgacaagatcattgtgttaattggaacatggagtttaACTTGAAATAataatgctaccacaagggtggtatgtgaCGCCCTTGGTTGACTGATTAGAAAAGTTAGTGGAGGACTACCATACCCAaaagggcaagggcggtagaggagctgtggaatagggaggttctcgggtcgatcatgctgcgatggcattTCGGACGAGAGATTCCTATATTTCCCTTCACAGAAACcgtagcgagttttctgaagctaatggaactttgtaaagcccttgtagtgctaccctgcctcgtctcatcGGCAGAAatgaatgggaagtcgcgatcccttggttgTCCAATGCCCTGGTCGTCCACTTTATTGTAAAGACCCCCTTTAGTGTAAAGATCCCCTGGTCGTCCGATACTCCTTTGGCCCAGCACAATCGCATAAGAGCCCCTGACTGTAGATCCCATGGTTGTCTGATACCCTAGTCGTCCACTTTAGTGTAAAGATCCCCTTTAGTGTAAAGATCCCCTCagcagagatgaatgggaagtcacgATTCCTTGACAAATGggttacacgacttgtgggtaaaggacgcaacctctacagagtgtaaaactggtatatcagccgcgcTCGCGGTCAAGAGTGACTTaggactcttgcatgattaatttatggaattaatcttaatttgtcatatgcattgcattgtgagtgttattattaattgtgatctcttatttaattgggttggtatctacttatacttagtaactgctaataaaattttgaccaactttaaaagcaacgctcagctttaaccatcctcttggtAAGCCTTACGTTTCACATGAGTCCCAccttaagtgagctcatgcacattattcctgaaagggaaataggcttacaccttttcctaatcgattttggtggttgaaatgcccaacacaaataattggactaactagtttgctctagattataagttttacaggtgccaaaggttcacaataaaccaataaaaagaccaagaaagggttcaaatacaagGAGCaatagacaaccgaagtgtgccctggtctggagcaccagactgtccggtgtgccaccggacagtgtccggtgcaccagggaactcaactccaaactgctcaccttcgggaattctgggggccgctccgctataattcaccggactgtccggtgcgccagcgaagcaacgactacttcacgccaacggtcgtctacagaagacattaaatgcgctacagtgcgcgcagacgtcagagcaCGCGCCagacggcacaccggacagtctacaggacctgtccggtgcaccaccagactgtccagtgacccagaagacagaagctccaacggtcgaaccctaacggtcgggtgacgtggctagcgcaccggactgtccggtgcgccatgcgacagcaacctccaccaaacggctagtttggtggttggggctataaatacccccaaccacccaccattcattgtatccaagttttcagccttcaaacaccttacaagagctataacattcaatacaagacacaacaaaagagatcaaatcctctcccaagtccaaagatcattccaatcaaatagtgactcgtgagagggagacttgtgttcatttgagctcttgcgcttggattgcttttttcttcttcattctttcttgtgtttaactcaattgtaaccaagacaagagacaccaattgtgtggtggtccttgtggggacttagtgtccagtgttgattgagaagagaagctcactcggtctaagtgaccgtttgagagagggaaagggttgaaagagacccggtctttgtgaccacctcaacggggagtaggtttgcaagaaccgaagctcggtaaaacaaatcactgtgtcatccgccttatttgcttgtgatttgttttcgccctctctctcggactcgtttatatttctaacgctaacccggcttgtagttgtgcttaaagtttgtaaatttcaaattcgccctattcacccccctctaggcgactttcaattggtatcggagtccggtgcttcattagagcctaaccgctcgtagtgatgtcgggagcatccgccaagagggagatcgggaccagcgacaagtccgcaagctcggggagaacgcactcaagggagtccgcccacaagcacaaggaggaatcctcttcctccatcaagtcccaacggaagggtgacaagaagaagaagatgaagaaggtggtctactacgagaccgactcttcgtcaccctctacCTCCGGCGCGGAATCGGCATCCgcaacttctaaacgccatgagcgcaagaagtatagtaagatgccccttcgctaccctcgtatttcaaaacgcactccattactttccgttccactaggcaaaccacctatgcttgaaggtgaagattattctatgtggagtgataaaatgaggcatcacctaacctcactccacaaaagcatatgggatattgttgagtatggagcacaggtaccaaagaagggagacaaggattacgactcggaggaggtcgaacaaatccaacacttcaactcccaagccactactatactcctcgcctctctaagtcgagaggagtataataaggtgcaagggttggagagcgcaaaggaaatttgggacgtgctcaagaccgcacacgaaggagacgaggtgaccaagatcaccaagcgggagacaatcgagggggagctcggtcgcttcatgcttcaccaaggggaggagccacaagcgatgtacaatcggctcaagaccttggtgaaccaagtgcgcaaactcgggagcaccaaatgggatgaccatgaaatggtcaaggttattcttagatcactcgtttttcttaaccctacgcaagttcaattaattcgtggtgatcctagatacacactaatgtctcccgaggaagtaataggaaaaattgtgagctttgagttgatgatcaaaggctccaagaaaatcatcgagcaaggcgcctcctccacacccgatgtgcaacccgtggcattcaaggcaacggaggagaagaaagtagactctacaccgagtagagtccccatcgacgcctccaagctcgacaacgaggagatggcgctcatcatcaagagctttcgccaaatcctcaagcaaaggaggggtaaggactacaagtcccgctacaagaaagtttgctacaagtgtggtaagcccggtcattttattgcaaaatgtccattatcaagtgatagtgacaggggcgacgacaagaaaggaaagagaagagaaaagaagaggtactacaagaaaaagggcggcgatgcccatgtttgccgggagtgggactccgacgagagctccaccgactcctcctccgacgaggacgccgcaaacaccgccgtcaccaaagggcttctcttccccaacgtcggccacaagtgcctcatggcaaaggatggcaaaaggaagaaggtaaaaatcaaaatcctccactaagtatgcaacttctagtaatgaggataattctagtgatggtgaggataacttgctcaccctttttgctaacttaaacatgcaacaaaaggaaaaattaaatgaattgattagtgctattcatgagaaggatgacctcttggatagccaagaggactttctaatcaaagaaaacaaaaaacatgttaaagttaaaaatgcttatgctctagaggtagaaaaatgtgaaaaactatctagtgagctaagcactttccatgatgttatttccaaccttagaaatgaaaatgctaaattaattgctaaggttgagaaatcaaatatttgtgataagtcaattgacaatcttagaaatgataatgctagttcaattgctaagattgaaaaattgaatgcctctcttgctagccttagaaatgagaatgaaaaattaattgctaaggctagggaattagatgtttgcaatatttctatttcaaaTCTTAAAGATGAGAATAacattttgcatgctaagattgttgaactaaattcttgcaaaccctctacatctagcgttgagcatgtcactatttgcactaaatgtagagatattaacattgatggtattcatgatcacattactatgattaaacaacaaaatgatcatatagcaaaattagatgctaaaattgccgagcatgaactagaaaatgagaaatttaaatttgctcgtagcatgctttatagtgggagacgccctggcattaaggatgacattggcttccaacagggagacaatgtcaagcttaatgcccctcctaaaagattgtctaactttgttaagggcaaagctcccatacctcaggataacgagggatacattttgtaccctgtcggttatcccgagcacaaaattaggagaattcattatagaaagtctcactctgtctataatcatgcttttatgtataagagtgaggcatctagttctaggcaatcaacccgtgctaaattgcctaagaagaaaacttctactgcatcaaatgagcctaacatttcatttaagacttttgatgcatcttatgtgctaactaacaaatcaggcaaaatagttgtcaaatatgttgggggcaaacacaaggggtcaaagacttgtgtttgggtacccaaggtgcttgtttctaatgtcaaaggacccaagaccgtttgggtacccaagaacaaggcctaaaattgttttgtaggtttatgcacccgggggctcaagttggatcatcgatagcgggtgcacaaaccacatggcaggggagaagaagatgttctcctcctattagaaaaaccatgatccccaaagagctatcacattcggggatggaaatcaagttttggtcaaaggattgagtaaaattgctatatcacctgaccattctatttccaatgtttttctcgtagattcttta
It encodes:
- the LOC118473414 gene encoding uncharacterized protein isoform X2; its protein translation is MEPVVLNRERAATDRLKRMPIFRLFDDYRDEDFYGLPRKYSIVARVEVKFPIEPRFRDRQHFVLSDINGAKIEAITYMYETVKHFDNLLHEKHVYKMHNVKFSLHPGEFNFRHLNGSMELYLDQQTIVEPYTVPIQMAPFPKQILLNLADVAELPNRTLVDIMAIVVHFDTIHRTMWGPFRKIVIMDARGYLHIIKVWGDLLNKNALRWVLAKEDYGIIIGTMFRRFRRQECLESSDHTAIHFNLFHHNTHHFGPIQKALVARNNRQFVVTFLEEQRRR
- the LOC118473414 gene encoding uncharacterized protein isoform X1, giving the protein MLNATKVLMEPVVLNRERAATDRLKRMPIFRLFDDYRDEDFYGLPRKYSIVARVEVKFPIEPRFRDRQHFVLSDINGAKIEAITYMYETVKHFDNLLHEKHVYKMHNVKFSLHPGEFNFRHLNGSMELYLDQQTIVEPYTVPIQMAPFPKQILLNLADVAELPNRTLVDIMAIVVHFDTIHRTMWGPFRKIVIMDARGYLHIIKVWGDLLNKNALRWVLAKEDYGIIIGTMFRRFRRQECLESSDHTAIHFNLFHHNTHHFGPIQKALVARNNRQFVVTFLEEQRRR